The Candidatus Omnitrophota bacterium genome segment TCTCCCGCGAAATCTATATATCCCGGAACATCCAGAATATTTATCTTCTTCGATTTATATAAAAAACTTATCAATGACGTGCTTGCGGAATGCTTTTTGTCTTTTTCGTCTTCGTTGTAATCAGATACCGTAGTACCGTCCTCTATCCTGCCCATTCTGGCTATAGAGCCGCCATTTAAAGCTAAGGCTTCGGCCAATAACGTCTTGCCACATCCTGAATGGCCAAGCAGAATAATATTTCTTATATCCTGACCAAAAAAGTTCGCCATTTAGTCCCTCCGTGATCTGTTTTGGCTCTTGTGGTAATTATATTATTATATAGAAGCACAACCATATGTCAAGGGAATTAGCCCTACTTCACCCTTCAATATACAAACAATGGTAGAGTTTCGTAGAGGCTATTCCTGCGAAGCCCCACCTCATACTTACGAGTTGAAGGGCGAAGCAGAATTAGGCCGCGAATAGCCTTTTTAGATCCTCCCTATTTAATATCTTAAGCGCCTTCCTGACATATTCCCTATTCTGTGGATTCTTATACTGCATTAAAGCCCTCTGCATCATCCTTTCGCTCGGTTTTTTAGCCACATAAACGGCTCTACCGGTAGATGGATCCATTTGCGTATGATACATAGCCCCCGATACGGTCATGGGTAACGGTATAAAATCCTGCACCTGCTCAGGATGGATATGCTTTTTCGCCAAATATACCGCCAGCACAAGCGCGTCCTTCAAGTCCGCCCCTGGATGGCCCACAATAAAATAATTTACCAGATACTGTTTTTTACCCAGGCGCTTATTTATATTCTCAAATTTGTCCATGAATTTTTCATAAATATCGAATTTTGGCTTATTCATCAGTTCCAAAACGGAATCGGCGCAATGTTCGGGAGCGACCTTCAATTGGCCGCTAATATGGTCGGCGCATAGTTCGCTCAGGTACTCGTCCGCATACGAGTCCGTCAAAAGGTCGAATCTGACGCCGCTGCCAACAAACACATGCTTAACTCCGGGTATCTTTTTCAACTCTTTCCACAGACGTATAGAATAATCATACCCTAACTTCAAATTTTTACATTTCTGCGGCACCATGCATTTTTTGTCGCGGCACGTGCCCTGCGCGCTCCACGACCGGCATTCGGCCTTATATAAATTTGCCGTAGGGCCGCCTATGTCAGTAATAGTCCCTTTAAACTTCTTGCTCTTCGATATTAATTTTATCTCTCCTACTATGGACTCGACGCTGCGGCTCTGCACATGGGCGCCTTGATGAAGATATAGTGAACAAAAATTACATGCGCCGGCGCACCCTCGATGTGAAACTATGGAATTTCTTACAGACTCAAAGCCCGGCACTCCGCCGGAAGCCGCGTAAGAGGGATGACATTCTCTCGTAAAGGGCAAAGAATAAATTTCATCCATCTGTTCCTGCGTTAAAGGCGCCGCCGGAGGATACTGTATCACAAATCTGTCGCCGTGTTTTTGGACTATGGCCTTACCCCTTATGGGATCTGCTTCCAAGTAGGCCGCCTTAAATGCCTCGTTAAATTTCCCTTTGTCATTACTTACGTCTTCAAACGAATGAATATCAATATAATCTTTTACATTTTTTAAATTCTTTCTAACAACAACCGTGCCATAAATATTGTCAATATCGCTTACGGCCTCACCCGCCGCCAGTCGCCTGGCTATATCAACTATCTGGGTTTCGCCCATGCCATAGACAAGAATATCGGCCTTAGCGTCCAGAAGAAGCGAACGCCGCACTTTATCAGACCAATAGTCATAATGGGCAAGTCGCCTCATGCTTGCTTCAATACCGCCTATTACTATAGGCACATCCTTAAAAGATTCTCTTAGCTTGTTGACATACATTATAGTTGCCCTGTCGGGCCTAAGATGGGCTTTACCGCCGGGTGAATAGTCATCCATATTGCGCACTTTCTTATTGGCGGTATAATTTGCTATCATTGAGTCGAGGTTCCCGGCCGTAACGCCGAAAAATAATTTTGGGCGTCCTAATCTCCTGAAATCATCCAGCCTATGCCAATCGGGCTGAGCTATAACGCCGACTTTGAAACCCGCGCCTTCAAGCACTCTGCCTATCATGGCTACGCCATAAGACGGGTGATCTACGTAAGCGTCGCCGCTGACAAGTACTACATCAAGCTCGCCCCAATCTCTTCTCTCTAAGTCATCTTTTGATACCGGTAGATAATTCATAGGTTATTTAAACAACCGTGATCGTTATGTTTACTACTGTGTTGCCGCCTGAATCGTCTTCATAGTATCTAACGATAGCGTTATCCAGTATGTTTACATCCATGAGCCATATAGTTGCCCCGAGTTTTCTTATCGACACGTTTTGCGGAACATAAAACTCCATCTCACCGCCAACGCCATTTACCCTGATCGTCGCTGTAACCCAATTTATGTACGAGACGCGTCCCTCGAAAGATTTAATTTGCGGTTTATCATCACAATATGAAGGCGAGACAAAAAACGCGGCTACCGCGAATACTGCGGACAAAACTATCGCAACAATGATTTTGTTCATTTATTAGAACTCTGCGTATTCTCTTTCCAATACTATCTTTACTGCCCTGGGGGTGCCTGTGGGATTGTCATAATATTTGATCAACACTGGATCGTCCTGTAA includes the following:
- a CDS encoding YgiQ family radical SAM protein is translated as MNYLPVSKDDLERRDWGELDVVLVSGDAYVDHPSYGVAMIGRVLEGAGFKVGVIAQPDWHRLDDFRRLGRPKLFFGVTAGNLDSMIANYTANKKVRNMDDYSPGGKAHLRPDRATIMYVNKLRESFKDVPIVIGGIEASMRRLAHYDYWSDKVRRSLLLDAKADILVYGMGETQIVDIARRLAAGEAVSDIDNIYGTVVVRKNLKNVKDYIDIHSFEDVSNDKGKFNEAFKAAYLEADPIRGKAIVQKHGDRFVIQYPPAAPLTQEQMDEIYSLPFTRECHPSYAASGGVPGFESVRNSIVSHRGCAGACNFCSLYLHQGAHVQSRSVESIVGEIKLISKSKKFKGTITDIGGPTANLYKAECRSWSAQGTCRDKKCMVPQKCKNLKLGYDYSIRLWKELKKIPGVKHVFVGSGVRFDLLTDSYADEYLSELCADHISGQLKVAPEHCADSVLELMNKPKFDIYEKFMDKFENINKRLGKKQYLVNYFIVGHPGADLKDALVLAVYLAKKHIHPEQVQDFIPLPMTVSGAMYHTQMDPSTGRAVYVAKKPSERMMQRALMQYKNPQNREYVRKALKILNREDLKRLFAA